From the genome of Candidatus Nitrosocosmicus oleophilus, one region includes:
- a CDS encoding extracellular solute-binding protein, with amino-acid sequence MDKKQNSLSLILFVIIGLYSAHLLGEFSSAKGTVVGNNQDKVLVMYAGSLVKIFEDVIGPAFQSESGYPYIGEGKGSVQVSNLIKDGFRAPDVFVSAGTVPMTRLMNTTPPLVDWLLKFGSAEIVIAYSPNSPHFGDLERARMGEIPWYEVVSQDGFKFGRTDPELDPKGYYGIITAELANSYYNDSSIKNRTFGEDRNPKQIFPEETLKTVLETGSLDAVIAYKHEAISRDLPYITLPKEINLGDPTYSDLYKLANYTLQSDQKTIYGEPVEFSITIPETVKNMDGAISFVDFMLSKNGSQKLKSQGLNPINITSEGNTNEIPLPIKEAIP; translated from the coding sequence ATGGACAAGAAGCAGAATAGTCTATCCTTAATACTCTTTGTTATCATTGGATTATATTCGGCACATTTACTAGGTGAATTTTCAAGTGCAAAAGGAACTGTAGTTGGCAATAATCAAGATAAAGTTCTTGTGATGTATGCTGGGTCGCTTGTAAAGATATTTGAAGACGTAATTGGACCTGCGTTTCAAAGTGAATCTGGATATCCATACATCGGAGAAGGAAAAGGCTCTGTTCAAGTTTCAAATTTGATTAAGGATGGATTCAGGGCACCTGATGTATTTGTTAGTGCTGGAACGGTACCAATGACAAGGCTAATGAACACTACTCCCCCCTTAGTAGATTGGCTTTTAAAGTTTGGATCAGCTGAAATTGTAATTGCTTACTCGCCCAATAGTCCACACTTTGGTGACTTAGAGAGAGCAAGAATGGGTGAAATCCCTTGGTACGAAGTTGTTTCTCAAGATGGTTTCAAATTTGGCAGAACAGATCCTGAGTTAGATCCAAAAGGATACTATGGAATAATTACCGCTGAATTAGCAAATTCCTATTACAATGATTCATCTATCAAGAATAGAACATTTGGAGAGGATAGAAACCCCAAACAGATATTTCCAGAAGAAACACTCAAGACTGTGTTAGAAACTGGTTCATTGGATGCAGTCATAGCATACAAGCATGAGGCTATATCAAGAGATCTTCCCTACATCACTTTACCTAAGGAAATTAATCTAGGTGATCCCACATATTCTGATTTGTATAAACTTGCAAATTATACACTGCAATCCGATCAAAAAACAATTTACGGTGAACCAGTCGAGTTCTCAATCACCATACCAGAGACGGTGAAGAATATGGACGGTGCAATCTCTTTTGTAGACTTTATGCTTTCTAAGAATGGTTCACAGAAACTTAAAAGTCAAGGCCTTAATCCGATTAACATAACATCTGAAGGAAATACCAATGAGATTCCTTTGCCTATAAAAGAGGCAATTCCATAA
- a CDS encoding FAD-binding protein, whose protein sequence is MIENNGSKTNYFYDVIVIGGGSAGLRAAIEAHDNGSVVLLISKSKQGDPHTVLARGGINAALGIMDPKDNWMIHASDTLIEGEHIADYERVEILCKSAPEAVSELVNWGARFHMEEDGRLTQRFFGAHTYRRTVFYEDWTGDEIIRVLMQQVKERKIDLMDNVYITKLLFKDNIENVDGHPNSSSSKIKGAIGMDIKDKQLVKFNCKSLILASGGYTRVYSISSSRNYEHYGEGIDLAYEAGVDLVDMEMVQFHPTGMVWPENSLGTLATEAIRGEGGILLNSKNERFMKEYYPERMELGPRDVVARAIYNEIAEGRGTVHKGVWLDVTHLPLKKILDRLPTMYKQFKDIAGVDISREKMEVGPTAHYSMGGLSVDINCKTKVEGLFAAGEVISQIHGANRLGGNSLLDTLVFGKIAGREASIFAKQLPTPQEDNPSESEAYNDIQKFEKDLFVVLDNPLSFRKEIQDIMDQVAGIVRSASSLQKGLEKILALKDRFYSQIRIFQKNELNNENLIKNFIMTLEVRSSLVVCESIIRSAFMRKESRGAHFRSDFPNIDNDVWHVNIYCTKVGGKMILYKQNVKEVKGILKEVIRDHSKPIHNNESE, encoded by the coding sequence ATGATTGAAAATAATGGTAGTAAGACTAATTATTTTTATGATGTCATAGTTATTGGTGGTGGTTCTGCCGGTTTAAGAGCTGCGATTGAGGCTCACGACAATGGATCAGTTGTTCTTCTAATTAGCAAGAGTAAACAAGGTGATCCTCATACGGTACTTGCAAGAGGAGGAATCAATGCTGCACTTGGTATTATGGACCCCAAAGATAACTGGATGATACATGCCTCTGATACCTTAATAGAAGGCGAACATATTGCGGATTATGAGAGAGTTGAAATTCTTTGCAAGAGTGCTCCTGAAGCTGTCTCTGAATTAGTTAACTGGGGTGCTAGATTTCATATGGAGGAAGATGGTAGACTAACACAACGTTTCTTTGGAGCTCATACATACAGAAGAACTGTTTTTTATGAAGATTGGACTGGCGATGAGATAATCCGTGTACTAATGCAACAAGTCAAGGAAAGAAAAATCGATCTCATGGATAATGTCTATATTACAAAGTTGCTATTTAAAGACAACATAGAAAACGTGGATGGACATCCAAATTCTTCATCATCCAAAATAAAAGGAGCAATCGGCATGGACATCAAAGACAAACAACTTGTAAAGTTTAATTGCAAATCTTTAATACTTGCTTCAGGTGGATATACAAGAGTTTATTCGATAAGTAGTTCTAGAAATTATGAACACTATGGTGAAGGAATTGATCTGGCATATGAAGCAGGAGTAGACTTGGTAGATATGGAAATGGTTCAATTTCACCCTACGGGTATGGTATGGCCTGAAAATTCATTAGGTACACTTGCTACTGAAGCTATCCGAGGAGAAGGAGGTATTTTACTGAATTCAAAAAATGAACGGTTTATGAAAGAATATTATCCAGAAAGGATGGAACTGGGTCCTCGAGATGTAGTTGCACGAGCTATTTACAACGAGATAGCAGAAGGAAGAGGTACTGTCCATAAAGGAGTTTGGTTAGACGTCACTCATCTTCCCTTAAAAAAAATTTTGGACAGATTGCCCACGATGTATAAACAATTCAAGGACATAGCCGGAGTCGATATTTCTAGAGAGAAAATGGAAGTTGGTCCTACTGCACATTATTCTATGGGCGGATTATCAGTAGACATAAATTGCAAAACAAAAGTTGAGGGTTTATTCGCAGCAGGCGAGGTAATAAGTCAGATTCATGGTGCCAACAGGTTAGGTGGTAACAGTCTACTAGATACCTTGGTTTTTGGAAAAATAGCTGGGAGGGAAGCCTCGATTTTTGCAAAGCAGTTACCGACCCCACAAGAAGATAATCCTTCAGAGTCGGAAGCATATAATGACATACAAAAGTTTGAAAAAGATCTTTTTGTTGTATTGGATAACCCATTAAGTTTTCGCAAAGAAATACAAGATATAATGGATCAAGTTGCAGGAATAGTAAGAAGTGCATCAAGTCTTCAAAAAGGGTTAGAAAAAATTCTAGCTTTAAAGGATAGGTTTTATTCTCAGATTCGGATATTTCAAAAAAATGAATTAAATAATGAAAACCTCATCAAGAATTTCATTATGACTTTGGAAGTCAGATCATCTTTGGTCGTATGCGAGTCGATAATAAGGAGTGCTTTTATGCGAAAAGAAAGCAGAGGTGCGCACTTTCGTTCTGATTTTCCAAATATCGATAACGATGTATGGCATGTTAATATCTATTGTACCAAAGTAGGTGGAAAAATGATACTATATAAACAGAATGTTAAAGAAGTAAAAGGTATCCTGAAAGAAGTAATAAGAGATCATTCAAAACCCATTCATAATAATGAGTCCGAATAA
- a CDS encoding cupredoxin domain-containing protein, with translation MDNKNNLSNIRLLLAIAGMLVLSGPILYVFSNNVFAQTNSTGSIDLQPNINAENIFNTKTMTLGNNIKNLVILIPDEGHHAAGEDNEARFLDQHFVPENAVINTGTTVQWFNGDVGHERTIEVKDTDGSTTFFNTGEIVDSQASNHITFSNPGAYNYEAEGDPGVTMTGSVTVGNIQSSVTPSSTAISSSSNSSNIDTVGILMVPTQNIDDYIQQITGAGITVDNTYDFKDLRGGQEGTGDTQTLIVWTTGGKDLGETLSFFSGLSSELPYS, from the coding sequence ATGGATAATAAAAATAATTTATCGAATATACGTCTACTTTTAGCTATTGCCGGCATGTTGGTTTTATCGGGACCCATCTTGTATGTTTTCTCTAATAATGTATTTGCGCAAACAAATTCTACTGGTAGTATTGATTTGCAGCCAAATATTAATGCAGAAAACATTTTTAACACCAAAACAATGACGCTAGGTAATAATATAAAAAATCTTGTTATCCTTATTCCTGATGAAGGTCATCATGCTGCTGGCGAAGATAACGAAGCCAGATTTTTGGATCAACACTTTGTACCAGAAAATGCTGTAATTAACACCGGTACTACCGTACAATGGTTTAATGGTGATGTAGGTCATGAACGTACAATAGAAGTTAAGGACACTGATGGGAGCACTACATTTTTTAATACTGGAGAGATAGTCGATAGTCAAGCATCAAATCATATTACATTTAGTAATCCAGGTGCGTATAACTATGAAGCAGAAGGTGACCCCGGTGTAACAATGACCGGTTCCGTAACAGTTGGAAATATTCAATCATCAGTAACACCGTCTAGTACAGCCATCTCCTCAAGTTCAAACTCTAGCAATATTGACACAGTAGGAATTTTGATGGTACCAACACAAAATATTGATGACTACATCCAACAGATAACAGGTGCAGGAATTACTGTTGACAATACGTATGACTTTAAAGACTTGAGAGGTGGGCAAGAAGGAACAGGCGATACGCAAACATTAATTGTATGGACTACAGGTGGCAAAGATTTAGGTGAAACACTTTCATTCTTCAGTGGACTTTCCTCTGAATTACCTTATAGTTAA
- a CDS encoding pyridoxamine 5'-phosphate oxidase family protein, whose amino-acid sequence MKILNASPEIPGMTKEEADRFLESKLNLQFATIDDKGDPNIQPVWFYYNKDEKKLFIMTGKSTNKSRNVRERPNIYFCVEDGNSPYKGVKGKGVATIFEDPKIIIPTVEMIILKYLGSLDHPVAKIIMDRSKSEEGVVIEINPKFFSTWDFGKTKS is encoded by the coding sequence GTGAAGATCCTTAATGCAAGTCCTGAGATTCCTGGCATGACTAAGGAGGAGGCTGATCGATTCCTCGAAAGCAAATTAAACTTACAGTTTGCTACCATTGATGATAAGGGCGATCCCAACATTCAACCTGTATGGTTCTACTACAATAAAGATGAGAAAAAACTATTCATTATGACAGGTAAATCAACTAATAAGAGTCGGAATGTCCGAGAAAGACCCAATATTTATTTTTGTGTTGAAGATGGAAACAGTCCATATAAAGGTGTAAAAGGCAAAGGTGTAGCTACCATTTTCGAAGACCCCAAGATCATCATACCTACAGTAGAAATGATAATTTTGAAATATTTAGGATCATTAGATCATCCGGTAGCAAAAATTATTATGGATCGTTCAAAGAGCGAAGAAGGTGTAGTCATCGAAATAAATCCCAAGTTCTTCTCTACATGGGATTTTGGCAAAACCAAATCATAA
- a CDS encoding RICIN domain-containing protein — MTKNKGNTHNYHLITAISLGLGIVSILLLSSNHLNYAYSETTYFIKSKLNGLVLDIPGSDPRPGAFIQTWTQNNGLGQQWTITGDGFIKSKLNGLVLEIRASDPRPGAYIQTWPQNNGLGQQWTITGDGFIKSKLNGMVLEIRASNPLPGAFIQTWTQNNGLGQQWTLEKLPESTSNNSFNVTN, encoded by the coding sequence ATGACAAAAAATAAGGGAAATACACACAACTATCATTTAATTACAGCAATATCTTTAGGTTTAGGAATAGTCAGCATACTCTTGTTATCTTCAAATCATTTAAACTATGCATACAGTGAAACAACTTATTTCATAAAGAGTAAACTTAATGGCTTGGTTCTTGATATTCCAGGATCAGATCCACGTCCCGGTGCTTTTATACAAACTTGGACACAAAATAATGGCTTGGGTCAGCAGTGGACAATTACCGGTGATGGTTTCATAAAGAGTAAACTTAATGGCTTGGTTCTTGAAATTCGTGCATCAGATCCACGTCCAGGTGCTTATATACAAACCTGGCCACAAAATAATGGCTTGGGTCAGCAGTGGACAATTACCGGTGATGGTTTCATAAAGAGTAAACTTAATGGCATGGTTCTTGAAATTCGAGCATCAAACCCTCTTCCCGGTGCTTTTATACAAACTTGGACACAAAATAATGGCTTGGGTCAACAGTGGACTTTAGAAAAACTTCCCGAAAGTACATCTAATAACTCATTCAACGTGACCAATTGA